caATAAACAACCCAATAGACTCGTATATATCAAGGTCCAACTAAGATGCACTCTTCTGCATGTCGTGGGTTTACTTTCTCAGACACCAAACAGATTTTAATCTTTAACTCTCCAGGCATTTTTctttttgggtttttcttcttcttcttcatcgtcTGTTACTCAAAGACTGTAAGATCAGACGGTTGATATTACTCCTTTTTTTCCAAAAGAAAAGCTTTTCTTTTTTTGTTAAAGACAAGGTTTTGGACCAGCTTGGCCAAAGACATGCTTAGGAGGGAACTGTTTCAAACGGTCTTAGTTCAACTCTTCAAATTCAAATACAGCCATTAAAAGGTAAGTAATATTCTAAAGATTGGTGTGGCCGTTAcctttagaaaattttcaaatttcagtTTGTTTCATCTCAAGAAAGTTCTTCCAAGATtgcctttttatttatttattgtcaCATGAACTTTAGCTGCATTTGTTCTGTAAAACTGTTTTAGTTTCTGATCAAGAAAACTACCTATAAGAAACCACTGTTTTGCTCTTTTAtaaccaaaaagaaaagaaagattaTGCCTCCTCTTTTTTTACTTTTGGGTCCCTTTTCCTTTTTTCTAATTTACAGTCCAAGATAGATATATAGGCAGTTCCCGGGTCTGGATTTTTGGATTATATTAGAGTCCCACCAAATAGGATGTTGAGAGAGTGACTATGAAGTTGTGAACTTTTTAGAACCTACTTACCTAATTTGTGAAAAATTTCATGATTGTTTGCAGGTTTTGATTATATTTGACTAGAAAAAGTAGTTTCATTCAGAAATGAACAATTTATCAAGCTTTGAAGAAAGTTATGATCTGTATCAaccttctccttcttccttgGATCAAATTGACAAATCAACCACCGAAACTCCAGGGTACTCAACAATTAGTGGTGACTCTTTTGCTTACTGCCGGACTAATTCAGAGACCTCTGCCTTTTCTGAGCCTACAGATGATCAAAGCTATTCAAGTGAGCCTTCTCCTTCATGTTGGCACGCCTTGAAGTCCTTAAAGTCTGGCGCCGGAGTTAATAACCATTCTGTTCTTACCAGAGTAGGCATGAAGCAACACAAGTCTCTAGTTGGTGATCACAAACTCAATGATCAAGAAGTGTTGGATTCAGGTATGTTTTGATAGCCTTTTCAAGTTATATTTTTATACTAATTAGTTTTGTCTTAAAGACAGGAATATACTGACTTGAGTGAATGAAATTTATGGCAGAACTTGAGTTGATGAAAGAAAGATTTGCAAAACTTTTGCTCGGTGAAGACATGTCCGGGAGTGGGAAAGGAGTTTGTACTGCAGTTACTATCTCAAATTCCATAACCAATCTCTATGGTAAATTAAATCTTCTATTGAGATTAAGCAAATATGACTATTTTCTCTTTCTTGTTTCAATCTCACATCTCTTTTTATATTCAGCTACTGTTTTTGGACAAAATTTGAGACTAGAGCCTCTAAATTCTGAGAAGAGAGCTATGTGGAAGAGAGAAATGGACTGCCTTCTATCTGTATGTGATTACATAGTAGAATTCATCCCCGCCACATCACAAAATTTGAGAGATGGAACAGCCTTAGAGGTATATACATACATGAATGATTCATGGGCTGAAATTAAATTCATTTGGTTCTGCTCTACTCTTGCTTGTTATGAACCTTTttctgatatatatttttttccctTTTAATCTCTCAGATAATGACAAGTAGACCAAGAGCTGATATTTATATAAACCTGCCAGCTTTGAGAAAGCTTGACACAATGCTTATTGTAAGGATCTCTATCAAAGGGTCCAAGTGATATTTTGCACCATCTTTTACTGAAATACAGTAGCTCGGTTTCCTATCAGAGTCTAATATATACATGAATTCTTTGGCAGGAAATTTTGGACAGTTTCCAAGACAGAGAATTCTGGTATGCAGAACAAGGAAGCCTGTCATCCAGTTCAATTGGTTCAGGTCCTTCAGGATCATTCCGGAGAATTGTTCAGCGGAAAGATGAGAAATGGTGGTTGCCAGTTCCATGCGTTTCTCCAGATGGCCTCTCTGAGAAAGCAAGGAAGCATTTGAGACACAAACGTGACTGTGCCAATCAAATCCACAAAGCGGCCATGGCCATCAATAGTAGTATTCTTGCGGAGATGGAAATCCCAGACACATACATGGCAACTCTTCCAAAGGTTAGCCCTCTTTACGGTTTATATAATTTCACTTTGAAACCTCTTATTATGTTTCTAAGCAAAGCCAATGAGAATTTATGCCACTGTACAACAAGTCTTTGAGATCTCTCATTGTTCTAATGCTAATGCAGTTCAAAAAATTCTTCGTTTCACTATGTTTCTTACTAGTCTAACATGCTTTTTCAACAAATGTTGTTATTTCTAGAGTGGCAAAGCATGTTTAGGAGATTCGATTTATCGGTACATGTATTCGGCAGACAAGTTCTCCCCAGAACATCTccttgactgcctcaatcttgcatCAGAACATGAAGCGCTTGAGCTAGCAGACAGGGTTGAATCTTCAATGTACACATGGAGACGTAAAGCGTGCATGAGCCATTCAAAGTCATCATGGAACATGGTTAAGGATCTCATGTCGGACACTGATAGGAGTGACAAAAATCATGTTTTGGCGGAGAGGGCTGATAGTTTATTGTTCTGTTTGAAGCAGAAATATCCTGAGCTTTCTCAGACAACCTTGGACACCAGCAAGATTCAATacaataaggtaaaaatataatgATATCTCGGAATTCAAACTCATATTTGAGAAGAAATCTATCCTTGTACAAGTATAATccaagtaaaaaaaattcaaaaccaTGATTATATGAGGGAAATATTTATACTCATTCGGGTTATATCCAATTATGCAGGATGTGGGACAAGCAATATTGGAGAGCTACTCAAGAGTGTTGGAAGGTTTAGCATTCAACATAGTTGCATGGATTGAAGATGTTATTTTTGTAGATAGATCTGTTAGGAACCAAAATAATTAGAGAGTTCATAGGGATATCTTAATCCCATAACTATTTTTCTTCTCTAACCGTTTATAACAGGAAAGTGCAGATGTTATAGCTAATGGCTACTCACCATGCATATATGTTAATGCagcttacttttttttttttttttttttttgtaatcttgAGTTTGTACAATATCATCAATATATTTCACAATTTTCAAAATTATGTATCTAAAGCATTGTATCACTTCATTCTCGCAGTAAAATAATAAGTTTTGATCAGCAGATTAAAAGGTTAGCAAAGATTGCATCTTCTGGGTTTCTTGAAGAACATGACTTGATATATGAACATAGTTTGGAGCAACATTCTCCCGCATTAAAACATGGACACTATGATGCCTAATTAATATCAATCACTAAGGGAGTGTTTGGAAAACGATTACATGTTTATTTAACTAAGTAATTATGTAATTGAAAGTAATTGAAGTGCCTCAATTACATTCTCTAATTCCAATGGTCCTGTACGAATTAAGTGAAAATACATTGTATAATTAATAAATACTATCAGTTTCAAATTGCATGATAATAAGAATTCATTCTTAATTACCATTCGGCATACAACATTAAAATATAGTATATTTACTATTATGGCCTAGTAATTCCAAAGAGTCAGTTAATATTTGTGTTCCAAATAAAGTATATTATATTTTTACTTGATAGAATATTGTCCTAACCACTTAAATCTTTATTTCCAAATATAATTGATGATATATGTCAAATTTTGATTGATAGAACAAAGAGGATAATTAATGAGGACGATTTGACATTGAATATATATACAGGGAAAAGTAGCAAATATGCCAAAAATTATTACTAAGATCATCCAAGAGCGTCTCCaaccataaaaattaattttgtatCGAATATAACacaaaaatgatgaaattttaGCACCATATCATTTTCTCATTCCAAATAAAAAcactaaaaattaacaaaaaaatatattctctaataaaatataatatttttattattatattattttcttaatttgtataattattgttgtaccctaaaattagcacgagctTCATCACTCAGCTAGGAGTATAGTTGGcaaatgaatatatggaaaaaacagatgagtagaacatctagctaatgatgatgtgagttGTTCTGATCAGGACTTGGCAATACGGCTTTCAGTTAATTATCAGGTCCCCCTTAGAATGACGGTCCAATTCGAGACATGTAGTGGCCAGATTCCCTTTAGAGCGCTCCGAACTTAATCTGAACTAAGATTCGGATTCTCTTCGATCCTCAGCTCAATGAATATATTCAGCTCGTAGAAACCTGGTCTtgacgcatactgaaggatcccaagagactcggaggcactctatacgctcattaatgttcaagttgtattgcacatttattgtcCGAGATAACAGGAGTATACTTTGTGaggcaatcgtatccctatgtaaatgagaaTTGTCCTTATTAAATGTTTACTATATTTATgcacacagttacccaaacctgtacaggaaattccactataaatatcaggaataATGTACAGGAAATGGAACTGCTTTTTGCAATACTGAATTctacagaaattgtgagagagtaataatattgtctcataGACTAGGTGAATTTTTAACCACTGAATCACGTAAAATCGTGTGCGTGAGAAATTGTTCATATAAGTTCATTGCgatttacaaataagcactaatatccttattaaatttctaaatctactgttggcgaaaaaccgagTCAACaattataatatgtatatatatttataaaattttattattatcatatctaaaaagtaaaaaaatagtGTCTTACAGTGATATACAGTGACACATCAATTTATTGTTCTAATATAGATAGGGTGGAAACAAGACGGGCAAATGGCAACAGTGCTCCCCCCGCCCTATCCTCGCCCCCATCCCTGCACATTCCTTGTCGGAGGTGGGGCGAGGAATCCCTGTGGATaaccatttatttaaaaataaataaacaaagataGATTAcctaaaattaatttatattactCTATTTTAATCACTCAAAGTATTAAATATGtccaaattaaaattaaaaatatttaaaaagttaCTAATGTACTACAAAATCACATAAAGAAAcatgtaaaataaattaaaaaaatattataaaataaataacaaattaaatgaaGCCCCGTTAGAGTGGGAAGTGTTATCCCTGTCCCCGTCTCTATCCCTGTCCTCGCCCCATTTAACATTCGAGATTAGAAAATGGCCCTCATCCCCGCCCCGTTCCCGTTTAGGCGGGTACATGCGGAGTCCCATCCCCGTGGGGAAAATTTCCATCATTAACTATAAACCACATCATATACATAGCTCATTTTGTCGTCCCAATGGATTGTATATAGTGCAATATTAGCACCAAATTGGTATTTTGCAATTCCATTGGAGAAGCCTTAAGAGTTTATGCGATTTTGGTGTAATTTTTTCACCAATTTGGTGTAGATTCCATCATTTTTAGTGTTACAATTCCAAGGATGACACCAAATATTGtaccaaataaaatattttgCTTAAAAGAtcctatattttattttctttacatTAATACCCAATAACTAATTTATGAAATAATTATGTATTGTCCACAAATGAAATAATAtatcataattattacattttaaCAATTAATTACTAACTATAATTTAAAATCTTAAACTAATTTAGTAAAATTAAAcgtttattaaattaattaaacattaCACATAATCAAaagtgataaaaaatatatataaataaaattgaagataTTATGTAATCAAATTTAATTTGAGGGCTAAGATGTTAGGTtattttttaaagtaaaaaaaaatgtattatatttatatatagacaccctattaattaaaaaaattaacttttaaaatcatttttaacacttttttttttttgacattctttaatttcttttattgttaatttcaataattttattttatattgttttcataatttttttttaaaaataatgtaaatttttttagaaaaaaaacttactttaacaagtttataatattttttgttttaatttttatttatttaaaatatatattatttatatgtactTTTTagagtatgaaaaagaaaaaatattagaaaaatgtgagctgaaaaaatatatattatatattaatttctaATTAAAATAGTTGtcttaatcaaatcttgggtacAAACATAATGCCCAAAAAAattaagtgaaaaaaaaaagttccACACCATATTTGATGTGAAATTAGGTATTGAAGCAAGGATTCCACACCATTTTGGTATTTTACACCAAATTGGTGCATGAGAAGCCCTATATATAAAGTAATATAATCAGTATTTAAACAAAGCaatttgtaaatatttatatttaataataataaataaatcaaatgagagagagagagagagagagaggtgttgATTCTTAAAtttaaaatggaaaaaaaaaatacaactacACCAGCAGGCTCACTTTACAAGTCAATGACCTGAACTAAGAATTTTAGAAAAGCTAATCAAATCCAAGTCCAACGGGATGggattaccaaaaaaaaaaaaaactttcatgAACTCAGAATTACAGAAAATCTAGtattaaaaaaaaagagggaaTATGACTATAACAATTGCTTCATAAAAGAAAATGGGCAGAAGCCAGAGCAAATGCATCTCATCTTGGCAATAAGAATAAACGAGTACTTAACATGCAAATTTGACATATACATGTACAAATAGGCGTACACATATGTGTGCTGTTATTATATGCAGTAGGGGATAGGAAGTAAAGACTCGAATAGATATGACAACAAACAGCTACAGGTCATTCTTTAGAGATTTTACTTAAATCAATTGGTAAAGTGAAACAATTATCTCTATATATACAACAGCCTCCAAACTGCACAAAGATGAAGCACAGTTTGGATGTGAGATAATCAAAAGGGTTAGTGGTCAAGCAGGCTCGAGACTGGGTTGGATGGACTGGCATGGGAAGTTGTATCTTCAAATTCCTCCTTCAAACTCAACGGCCCGCCAAAAAAATTCCCTCTTTGCAGATCCTCTGTTGTCAAAGAGGAGGTATACAAAACATGGTGATCTTGACACCAATTGTGGACAACAAATTAAAACATTAGATTACCTGAAGAGGGGCTTACTCACTCCAATCAAATTCCGAAATGGAGTGATGTTAGATTCAGCTGTCATCATCCACAGCACCAATGTATGTGAGATCCTTCCGTCTCACCCTTACAGCCCCTTTAAGCCAACTAGATGCCCGAAGATTGGCATGATCACCGCTGCTTATCAAGCCACTGTTACTTGAAGATTGGCCTGATCCTGTACCATCTTCCAGGAGTGTCCATGGGTCAATTTCTGTATCGTAATCCTGCAAGGGCGATGACTTAGACTTCCCTGCTATGTTAGATACAGGTCGAGCTAAAGGAAATTGATTCCTGTGTGATGTGATTAAGCTTCCTGAGTATGACCCAGAAGTTGAGATGCTGGATTGAAGAGATGCTAAGGCTGTATTTGGAATAGAAGGTAGCTGGCAATTGACAAAGCACCGGACAGAGGGAAGGAGTACTGGCATTGCGGTCTGAATACGCCACCGAATCATGTCAGGAAGTTGCATGCGATCTAAGTCACACTGTATTGCCAATAATATCTAATTAGATTGACAAAAAATAAAGATCGTTTGCTTGGTCTGCAAATTCTTAATTCAACTGGTTATTTTCAGAAATATTCATTGAATTTTGATGATTAAAAAAAGTTCAACACCTacaaatttttaaagaaaatgctataacaaaaattccaagaaaaaaaATGGACCAGAACAACATCCCTTTCTGGCAGTGTGGTAAAGGGAGAAGAAAAATTTAACTCAAAGCAACAAATTCACGTGATAGAATGATGAAAGTAACAAACCTGCAATGTTTCTGCCAATTCACGATCAAATATAGAAACATCCTTTGCATGGTCATTGGTTGACTTGGAAGCAGGCTTTGACCTCAGCCAGCTTGGTTGGCAACTGCTCAACAACCCATGTAGAACCAACAATAACCGATCAAAGAGACTTTCACCTAGCGAGTCAGCAATGACAGGAGTGGAAGTTTCTGTTGAAGATTCCACCTCATTCTTGGACAAAGTTTGAATGGGATTATAGGAAAGCTCTACATCCTCGTGCACCACTCTATTCCCTAAAAGACGGAGTATTCCCGAAGCAAGCATGTGTCTCATGTTCCTTCCCGATGGCTCCCTGACATATCCAAGAAACACAATCTCAACACAATAGtataattaaaacatttatatatatatatatatatatattaccacTGATATTATAAATTCCTAATCATTCACAAGATATAACACCTCGCAGGTTCAAATCAGATAAAAATATTCAAAAGAATCAGTTTTTCTTTAGGAGTGTTTTTGCGACAAATAAGTTGAAAACAATAACATTCATCAAGGGatcttcaatttatttatttattttatattgggTCTTCCTGCTGAAAACTATACGCTTCAAGGGGCAAGAAGCTCTAGCATATTTATTAAGTTCGTTCCCATGACAAACTAAAACCAATCCTTCGTGAAAACCCAAACCTTGTGAGAGCAACCTTACAATCTTTGGGAGCCAAGAAACTTGAGCATACTTGTTTGGTAAGTCCCAATGAGGTATTGAAGCCCAAACTCGTGGGAGCAAACCATAAATTAACAGCTCGATCTTTCCCTCATGGGTTTATCCAACTATATTTTAAAGCAGatataaataactaattaaaataatTGCATCTTCCATCAGTAATAGGTAAAATTCAATATGTGAACATAGCATGGGCTCaaaatcaaaaacaaaatttttatgAGTATAAAAATAGaagtcaaataaaaaaattaaaaaaacagaaaTTTCAAATAAACAAATGAAATGGTACAGTGAAGTAAAATATCGCATGCTTACCCATCTGAACAAATCCCAGGAAGCAATCTTAGAAGTAACTGCAATCGCAACAACATAGAAGCTCGCAAAGCTGCAGGCGGAGGTGGAGAAGAATCTGCTGAACTTGCTACTGCTCGTCTGGATAGTCCAGGACTACCACCCCTAATAGCTATACGGTTATTTCCTCTGCTCGTCGGACCTTCAATTCCAGAAGGAGATGACCCTGCTTGCCTATCCATCCCACGAGTAAAAGCATTTATCTGCTGTTCAATATTATTCAACTGTTTAATCAGATCATTTGCAAACGTATTGCGGGAGTCATCAGAGCTTTGATCTATGCAGGGAAGAAGTAAGTCGATGAGAGCCCTTTCTGTCACATGCTGCTGGGTGACATTGAAGCCTTCATCAACGACTTCTCCTTCTTCAAGGGAGATGGCTTCAAATTTCTTTTTGTCCCCAGTTGTCACAGGGTGAGAATCAGAATTATACCATCCCCAAGACTTACAAAATTGGCTTTTTGTTGAAAGAATTTCACTCTCAGCTATATTAATAAGACGCTGTCTAATAGTTTTCCTTCCCAAAAGAACATCAGCGCCACCAAGGAACCACTTAGCATGCATTAACATAGAATCCTCTAGAGATCTCCCAAAACGATGAACCACATCTGCGAAAAGGGATGCAGCATCAGGCCTAACCAATAACCTTGTGAGAATGATCTGGATAAAATTGTTCTCATTTTCAGAAGCAGCAGCTTTTCCCGGGCTAGGTGTTGAAGAACGTATGGCATCTGCCAGGGATATATCTTGGGTACGGAGCTTCTCGACAAGAGTTTGTTCATTCAAAAGAAGCCGAAGCTCTATCCATTGCCAACGAAACTTGGCAGGTTGCAGGGTATCCAATACATGTGCAAGCTTGTCTTTAAGCTTTCTCTCAGTCTCAGCAAATTGAGTTTTAAATTCACCATGTCCTGAGACCCGATTTCCATCCTCTGGCATCTTACAGTCAATGATAGCATTTAAAAAAAGCCTTGCACGTAGAGGAACAAATGCCTTGGATTTTAAATGCAAGTCAGAACCACCTAACTCGAGAATGGCTGCGAATTCAGCATCACTTCCATCTGCAGCTACTAGATCATAAAATCCCTGACTATCTCTCAAACATGCATCTCGAAAAGGTAAGTGCTTTATGGCATCGTTAAAAGCCAGAGTTAAAGATTGATACAATTGATTAATATCGTCACGGGTTGAAAGGCTTGAACTCAACATGAATGGTCGCCATATAATAAATGCAAATATTGAATATGCAGGTGGAAATACTAAGACAACAGGAAGCATATTCTGCATCCTGGAAAGAGCTACTATGGAAGGTTCACCCAAGAGTTCCACAACCAATCCATCAGATACAGTTCTGCAGTTTCCAACAAGCAGCCTAAACCAGTGAACATAAACTTCAATGAAGTTATCCATCTTAAAACCCATTGAACGGGCACTGCCATTAGAACTAGATCTTGTACTCCTTATAAATTGAACTATATCCAAGCCTTCCTTCAATCTTAAAACAGTTACCATTCTCTCCAGGCTAGTGACCCCATGAACCACTGCCCCAATAACAAGAGCAGAAACAGCAGCTGCAAATTTAGTAGCTCTACCAAGAACCACTTTTGTGGAATTGTTCGCATTTTCGTTGGACAAGCTACTGTTTGACTCATGAGATTCAGGAGATGACTGGAACTGATTTCGAGATGCCTTTCCAGGAGCAAAGACCACAGCAAGGGCTGAAGAAGCTTCAGTTGCAAGGGCTACCTCAAATACACGGGTTTGGCGCTCACCAAGTGCTTCCTTAAGTAGGCCTAGACATGTTATATGGATACACAATAAACGCTTGGCAATGTTTATAGAATCTGTAGGAGATGGAGCATTTGGATAGCCATTTCCAACTCTTAAATCAGGCAATTTTGCAATACTTGGCCCAACATTAGCAACAATGGCAGAAACAGCAGAAGACACCAAAGATGGGTCCCCCTCCTGAGCAGCACCACCAGTCTGCCTAATGCATTCCATTAGGTCTGTAATTATCCTCTGTGCTACCTGATATCCATCATCCCACTTTTCTGCAGCAGAACCCTTAGGTGTCCCAGCAGCAAAGACCTTTCTCTCTTTACCAAAAAACTGCTGAACATCCTCAACATTTAAATTCCGTTGCACAATATCTCTCATGTTTGCACCTGCTCTGGATAAACGGCCACCACTAATCTTTTGACGGAAAAAGTCATCAAGATCTTCAACTCCTGCAGGAACTCCAAGCGGAAACTTTTGTTCTCCATCTGCGGACCGTCCAGACTCAAATTCAGAAACAAGCCTTTTATCACATGTTGCCTTAAAATTTTTCTCCCACTCAATAACACTAGCCACATTGCCATATCTTCTCAACAAATACCGTGCATATACCAAAACTGATG
This genomic interval from Humulus lupulus chromosome 8, drHumLupu1.1, whole genome shotgun sequence contains the following:
- the LOC133796715 gene encoding rop guanine nucleotide exchange factor 3; the encoded protein is MNNLSSFEESYDLYQPSPSSLDQIDKSTTETPGYSTISGDSFAYCRTNSETSAFSEPTDDQSYSSEPSPSCWHALKSLKSGAGVNNHSVLTRVGMKQHKSLVGDHKLNDQEVLDSELELMKERFAKLLLGEDMSGSGKGVCTAVTISNSITNLYATVFGQNLRLEPLNSEKRAMWKREMDCLLSVCDYIVEFIPATSQNLRDGTALEIMTSRPRADIYINLPALRKLDTMLIEILDSFQDREFWYAEQGSLSSSSIGSGPSGSFRRIVQRKDEKWWLPVPCVSPDGLSEKARKHLRHKRDCANQIHKAAMAINSSILAEMEIPDTYMATLPKSGKACLGDSIYRYMYSADKFSPEHLLDCLNLASEHEALELADRVESSMYTWRRKACMSHSKSSWNMVKDLMSDTDRSDKNHVLAERADSLLFCLKQKYPELSQTTLDTSKIQYNKDVGQAILESYSRVLEGLAFNIVAWIEDVIFVDRSVRNQNN